TGGACATGATTGCCCTGGGGTTTGGGGTGTTTAGGATTAGGAAGCACTTGAATAAGACTGTCCGTTGGTGGGGTGTAGAGGCCGGCATGAGGCCTGTTGAGGAAACGGGGAGGGTGCTGGCTGAAGGAGTGAGCAGGGGTCAGGCAGGGTGCTCTGCTGCGGCCCGATCCAGCAGTTCTTGAAGGCCTGCATcgctcctcctggctctgctgaaCGAGGAAGCCTGAAGGCAGCAGTCTCACTCCAGAGGCAGTTCTGTCCCAAGAGGACTCCGGGGACACTGGTGGCTGTCACGATGGGGGTGCCCTGGCATGGAGTGAGTGGAGGCACGGAGCTGCTCAGCATCTTGCACTGCCCTTGCCGCACACCAGAGAAGAACCAGTCCCGAGAAGAATGACCCTGCTCTCATCCTAGTGACTTTCATTTGCAACCTTGAATGCCCTCCAGCAAACGGGTCCCCGTCTCAGCGCGGCTTAAAGACAGGGCTCACTCAGTTCCCCGGCCGCTCCTGGCGCCACTCCTCCCTCTTAGAGGGCAGGAGGCTCCGAATGGCTGGCTCCTGGGGCCACCCCTTCCAAGGGGTCGGGTCAAGTTCAGCAGCGAAGGGCACAGACAGCAGGAGCCCCAGTAAGCAGCGGAAGGCGGAGGAGTCCGGCGCAGGGCCCCAACAAGCCTCCGCTACAGCCTCGCCTCCTCGAGCGGCTTTGCCCCTAGTTTGCAGGGGTCTCGTTCGGAAGAAGTGGTAAACGCCCCTCAGGGGCTTTAGGGAGCCTTGGGAGGTTTTAGCGGAGAAATGGCAAAGCCCACCTTTTCTTCcagtactgatgattgaacctgGAGACACACGTGCTAGTCAGGCccctgtcactgagccacattcccagcttagccacagcctcctgggtagctggggtcacaggcgtgtgccaccatgcctggagcATGCCGACAGGTCGGGGCTAGAGTTCCCCTGAGAAGCCAGCTGCAGCAGTGCAGGGAGACAGTTCTGCAGCTCGCATCCTCGGCTGGGAGCCCTGGAGGAGCCCAGCATCCCACTCTCCTTTCCAGTGCAGGTTCCCACCTCCCCTGCAGAGCTTTGGATGTAGCTgttccctgggggggggggggtgtcagtGGTATACAAGCACTGGACCACTGGGCAAGCTGCTCTCTTGGGGTAGGCATCAGGGGCACCAAGGGTTGAAGACCAACCCTCCTGACCCCTTCTCCCCTGTCAGCACATCACACTGGACAGACTCAGGATGGCCAACGTCAGAGGTGTTATAAACAGAACAGGACTCCAAGTCTACTCCAGACAGGAtcctttaaaaatctcaaattatCTAGCCAACTGAGCCAAAAAACGatgtttttttgtggtactgggcccagggcaagtactctgccactgagctgtgtctccagcttattttttattttgaaatagggtcttgctaaattccccaGGATGACCTccaacctgggatcctcctgcctcagcctccacataGCTGGGCTGCCAGGTATATGCCATGCCTGgctataaatttgttttccttaaaaatattgtagttgttgatggaacccccactttattcatttatttctatgtggggctgagaattaAAAcatgtgcctcacacatgctaggcaagtgctgtaccactgagccacaaccccagctcctaaaaattttttaaaacccagtttTTCTGCCAGGTATTCTAGAAGTGcacacctattatcccagcagcttgcgggactgaggcaggaggatgcaagttcaaaaccagccttagcaacttggtctaaaagggctggggctgagcagtgGATCACACCTGGTTCAACACCTGGTATAGAAAAGCATACAACAAAGCTCCCCCAAACAAGATCCCAGTTATGCTGAGGCTCTCACCTGTAGCCGTGGACCTTCCCTCCCACCGTGGTGGTGTTTCCTCTCATGCTGAGCTAATCTCAGCTTGGAAATTGGATGAGACCTCAGGGTCTCCTCAGCACTGCCCACTGGACCCATGGGCAGGACTACAGGCAAATAAAGAGTTAACTGAGGCTGGCTTCCCATGAGGGAGCTCCCAAGTCACCAAGGCGCATGGCAAAGCCAGGCCACTAGACCACCCCAGTGCCCTTGGGTCTCTGGCCTTGCCCTGGGGCCCAGGTCCCCAGCGGTCTCAGGAGCAATCGGGGGTACCCAGGATGCTGGTGTGCAGAATGCAGACAACTGGGTTCCAGAAGGCCTGTGCAGGAGCAGGTTACCCCATGGTTGGACAAGTGACACGTCTGGGACTGGGGGGGCTGAGATGCTGTTTTGGACCCAGGACAGTCCCATGCCAGCCAGGACCAACTGGTTTCCCCAGCTACTGACAGGAGACCAAGAAACAGTGCATGGTGAGCCTGGGTGAGGGACCAGAAGGCAGGTGGGCCCCAGGGTGACTTTCTTGGGCACAGGAAATGCGTCTCACTACACAGCATTGGGTTGAGGGCAGCTGGTGCAGCCATAGCATACTCCTGGATAAGCTCCGGCCATCTGTCCACACCAGGGTGGCCATTTGTAATGTGGCCAAGGGCCAGAGTGGGGAGGGAGCTTGTCCTGTTCCAGACTCCCAGGCAGCAGCCCCTCTGCCAATCCAGAGAACAAGTTGTGGCTGCCAACACCATCCTTCTGGGCTGTGGCCTCCATGCAAGATGTCATTAGTCCCAAAGAACCCCGTTTCAAGCTGGGGACACGGCTCAGTCGCATGTACATGGATATGGGCTTGCACGcctaaggctctgggttcaaccccagcacccccgGCACAGAATCCCTTATTTTAAAGATGTGCTGGGTGCCCAGGGAGACAGCACAGAGCCTTGGGGATAAGGCAGGTGGGGAGAGCCAGGTTGAGCCACCCTGAGGAAGAGAGGTGGAGGGAGCCCGTGGGGTAAGGCACAGGGGCCACTCTATGGAGCCCGGCTGAGCACAGCTGCCAGAGGGAGCGGGGAGGTGAACCGCAGGTCGACGCTGGTCTTGATAGGACTTTTAATAATCTGGTTGATCATAAAAGGCACTGCTCACTTCTAGAAACAGCGAGACAAGacttttataccaaaaaaaaaaaaaaaaaaagttgcttacaaaacatatgcaaaagaaagcttaaaaaaaaaaaaacagaaggcatcctccttactaatttttttctacattaaaaaaatctcataactaatgttcttttttattttccttaaaaaaaatattatgcttaGGCACGATTTGCTGGTGGCTTCTGAAGAACAAGCCAGGTTTGCACAGCATCACCCTCGACGGAGTGAAGAGTTCCGGTTCTTCCACATTTTACATAGTTAAggcataattttcttctttctgacaaaGTGTACTTTGTTGCTTGCTTTCTGGTTTCGCTCAACTCCCCCCACCAATGCTCCTGTGGCCCGTCACGGAGCCAAGATGGACTTCTGGATCTGCAGCAGGGAGGTGGGCAGCCAGGGGTGGAGCAGGCAGGGCCACCAGGCATCCCCTTCGGAGCCCGGTGGGTGCTCCTGGTTCAAGGGTGGCAATGCTGCTCCATGCACCCCAAACCTAGAGTAGGAGAGTGAGCTGGTCCCTCGTCCAGCGGGGCCATCCTCACATGTGCCCGGCAGGGTTGTGGGCCTCACTCAAGCCAGGGTGGGCGCCTGAGAGCACCATCTGGGGGTCTCCGACCACGCccgacaccttctcctcctctcgCCGCTTCAGGCAAGCCGCCTTGGGGTTCAGGTTCCGctctggggagagggagaaggctGTGGGAAGAGGGTCCCCAGAGGGCCGCGAGCACTGCAGGGGTGGGCAGGGCCTGCACGGGCTGCCGAGACCAGGAGTCCAGGTGTCGGGGACGGCAGGGTCCTGCTGTGGCCACAGAAGGGCCGTGGGCTCGGGCCTGCCCAGGACCCAGGTCTGCAGGGGGGGAGGCCGGCCTGGGGTCCTACCTCGCACCTGCTGCTCCAGGCCCAGGATGACCTGCACGGCCTGCTGCAGGATGAGCAGCTTGGTCTGCGCCTTGTCCGACTTGAGGTGCAGCTGGCACATGCGCCCCAGCTCCCGGAAGGCCTCGTTAATGTCCCGCACACGCACCCGCTCCCGCGCGTTATTGGCCATGCGCCTCTCCCGGTCCCTCAGGTCCTTCTCCTCCAAGGACAGCACCTCTTCTGTACTGCTGGGTCACAGCACCGGGGCCTCTATTAGTGTCCAGCCTGGGCAGGCCGGGTAGGGCCAGGTGCGGAGAGGGTGTagctggctgtgtgtgtgtgtgtgataggcCAGTGCTGGCCTAGCGCAGGTGACACCTGGTGTTGGCATAGGGCAGGCAAAGGCTACTAGTGCACAGCTGTGAGGGCGACGATGCTGGTGTAGCTGAGGGTGACGGTGTTCGTGTGGTAACAGCTAGTGTGGGACGGCATGTGGGTGATggctggtggtggtggagggCAGTGTATTCACACCCACAGGGGTGTGACCTCGGAGGCTTGTGGCTGTGCCCCTCAGACCCAACTGGAGTCTAGGCTGTGTGTGGAGAAGGACCAAGGCCTGACTGTCCCCAGCTACCAACATGACGGGAGGCCCTGGCTGAGGACACTGAACCCTGGCTACTCCACCACCCCTCCTGGCCGCTCCTCCCAAGATGCCGACCTTCCCACAAGAGCAGTGCCTGCTGGAGGACCGCGCACTAGCACAGCTTGGCCTGCCCAGGGGGTCAGGCTCAAGGGAAGTGAAACAGTTCACCCTGAGATCCCCCAACTCCAAAAAGCCCCTGAAATGCGCGTGTTCCCTTGGTGGACTCTGGCTGCCCCAGGCTGGGCCGGAGGGGCCCTCAGCTCTGAGCCCTTCAAAGGACCTGCCTCTGGGTGAAGCAGGGGTTCCAAGTTCCTGGGCCAGAGGGCACCAGGCTTAGCACTGAGCCCCTCGCCATGCCAGAGTCTGGAGCAGACCAGATGACCACCTGCCAGGGTGCAGTCCTGGCCCAGACCCCCGAGACCTCACTTCCCACGCCTTGAGTTCCTTCTTAGGACAGTGGGTGCCAATCACCCGTGAACCCTGCTGCTCTGACTGGCTGAGACAAACACAGAGGAAGGCGCAGCCCACCGACATCACAAGCAGGGAGCCTGAATCTGACCAGGACTCCTGGAGAGGCCTTTTTTGCTcctctggggggagggggggctgcCCTCCCCCACTCCCTACCTCCCTGCCCCCTGCGGCCTGGGTGGATCCCTTGGGAGGCAGCGGCCTGGGGCCCAGGACAAGCGCGCAGACCAAACTGAACCAGAGGCTGGCAAGCCCTGGTCCTTTCCTTCCCACAGGCCTGGCAGGCTTGGGGAGAGGAAAGGCTCTGGGCTGTAGCCACGGCCATCCTGGGGTTGGGCAGCAAGTGCGAGGTGAGGAGGGGCCACCAATGGGGAGCAGAGGAcgcagggctggggtggaggggacagcaagaggcagagagcagagaggtggGCTTGGGCACGTGGGCAGGACGTGCACACCGCCATGGAGACGTGGAAACTCAGAGCTGAGGGGACAGAGGCCGGGCCGGGACTCTGGCTCCGGTCCAAGCGAAAGTGCTGCAGAAAAGAAAGGGTTAACAGGGCCACGCAGGAGCAGAAGAGGTTAGGGAAGCAGCTGCCAGCAGCAGTGGGCACTGGGCCACTGGGAAGGGATGGGCCTTCACCTTCCTCACCCAGCCCTAGTGGCTGCCCCCCTgcagacagggaaactgagccAGAGGAGTGGGGTCAAGGACTCATCTGCTTAAGCCAAATGGCCAAGAGTGGTTTAGATGCCAACTTGGCCTCTGGGCTCCAGGGCACGCTAGCCCTGAGAGCTAGGCTCTAGGCTTCCTGAGGAGGGGGTAGGGTGGGCTGTGGCCCCTGGGCTAAGGAGACAGCCATGAGCAAAATACCCAGGTCTGCACGACCGGAGTCCAAGAATCAGACCCTCCCATCCCAGGACTAGACCCTGGGGTCAGCAGGGGGAAGGTCCTTGAAGGGAACAGGGGGCTGGCTGCAGGGGGTGGCTCCAGGAAGCGAGGATGGTGACTAGGAAGTCACCGTGAAGGGAGGGTTGGCGCCAGGAAGGGAGAGCGAGCAAGGGCGTAGCGCGGGAGGGGGCGGCGCGCTGGGCGCTGGTGGCCGCGCCCCACTGACCTCGCACTTGCTGCTCCAGGTTGAGGATGACCGACACGGCCTGGTGCAGGATGAGCAGTTTGGTCTGGGGCTTCTCACTGTTGAGGTGCAGCTGGCACATGCGCCCCAGCTCCTTAAATGCCTCATTGATGTCCCGGACCCTCAGCCGCTCGCGGGCGTTATTGGCCACCCGGCGCTCCTTCTCCCGCTCGGCCTTCTGCTCTGGGGGGAGAAGGTCGTCCTCGTCCTCGTCTGGGCTACGGGGGAGGGGGGCCGGGGGCCAAGGGAGACAGTGAGGAGGGGGCGGGCGTGGCCCGCGACCCTCGCGTGGGCGGAGTGCCTGTGTGCTGAGTGCGTGTGCGCTGCCGAGTGCGTGTGTGCTGAGTGGGTGTGCGCTGCCGAGTGCGTGTGCGCGGAGCGCGTGTGCGCGGAGCGTCCTGCAGGGGCGGCAAGGGGCGGGGTAGGCTGGCACCTGGTCCGCGTGCGGGGGCCCTTCagctccttcttctcctcctccgaGTTGTCCGCCACCGAAGTGTTCTCTTCGTCCTCCTTCTCCTCGCGCTTGATCTCGCCGGTGACCACCGCAGCTCCTGCTCGCCCAAGTCCTGCAATAGGCCTGGCATCAAAGGCTGTGGCTCGGACAGCAATGGCCTCCAAGACTACCTGACCAGCCCCTTTGACGCTCCTGTCATAGGTCTTTGATCTCAAGGAAAAACAACAGCGACAATGACAATGACCACCGccacaacaaaaaaacagaaaacggCGACACACCAACCATCCAGAGCTGGGCCTCTACCCACACCAGAGGCACCAGTGCCACCAGAACAGAGCCGCGCGGGGAAACGGGGCTTCAGGTCTCAGGAGGGGGCAGGTGAACAGGTCCGGGGAATCCTGGAGCGGTGGCCAGCTTGTGGTGGAACGCTTGCCCAGCACGCGAGGCCCTAGGGCATAGCCCTAGCATCCTAACCAACCAACAAAATGCCAACTAAAGAGCTTTTTTGGGGAGAAAATCATTATTTAATGAAAAGCAGGGGGAGGCACTTCTGGGCTTTCACGCCGTCCTCGCACAGAGGCCACTGGTAACAGCTGAGCTGCCAGAGTGCACACCAGAAGAGCTCCTCCAACAGCATCAGCAGGCGGCTGACAGCGGGAGGGATGGCAGTGCAGGAATCCCCGAGCCCACACACTGAACGGTATCCACGtttagaaatgtgtgtgtgtgtgtgtgtgcggtcTTCCTGCATGGCCGGGCTGGgcctgagctctctccctgcctcaGATGCCCAGACAATGAGAAGACAGGCAGGCACCAGGGGACCCGGCTCAAAACCAGAATGAAAGTGCCACAGGCAGACAACATGCATGACCTGCACAGCCAGTAATGGACTGCTCTCCAAAACACGCAGAGCGCCCTCAGGTCAATGCAGTGGGAGGACAAGTCCAGAAAACAGGGGTCCAGCCCAGACAGGGGCTCTGCGGCAGAGCTGCCCGTTCTCCCCTTCTGTGGAGCTGGGGTGGAGCCCAGGCTGTGggcatgcgaggcgagcactctgccagcTGAGCCGTGTCCCCAGCCCAGGGAGCCTCCTTCACCAAGTCAAGAAACACCGTTCAACCCGGTGAGGCAAGAATGGAGCTGCACACTGGGACGTGCCGTGCATGGATCGGAGGCAGGCACCTGTTTGAAGAAGTGGACAGGCACACCCGGAACCAGGTGCAGACCAAGCCTGTACAACACCATGGCCACCACCCTGGACTCTCCCTGAGATGCTGCAATTGAAATGGCAGCTGTGGAAATGTCCTGGGGTTCATAAAAcccagggaggggcaggacaGGACCCTGGGGAGGTGGGACTAAGGCCAGGGCTGCCCCAGCACTGTGGGCACACACTGGGTGGTTCCCTGGCCACGCCGATGACATGGCCACGGGAGGGCGCCCCTGAATCCCAAGCAGGTCCAGTCCTGAAGAGCTGCCAAGGTCAACACGTGCTGAGAGGCCTGTGCCAGCCCTGCTCCCCCCAACACTACCCGCCAGCAGCCTGTGTCCCCAGATGCCCGCAGAAGTCCCACCTGAGGAGCAATGCAAGCCCCCCACCCTCTGAGTGCCAGGTCCCACCTCCTGCCACAGCGTCCTCAGCAGCACACGGGGCCCTGGAATCCTGCATCCGTGGCCACTGTGGACATCTGGCAGGGCAACAGGGCCACACCGTAGCTCTGCTCAGGCTGGGGAGACTGCCTGGCCCCTGGCAGCACCGTCCCTGGACTACCCGAGCCCGCACTGCAGAGGACAGCAtcggggtggggatggggggacaAGCAGTCTGGTGCCTGGACTCACCACTGTAGGAGTCAGGCGGCCGTGGAAGGTCAGGCAGGGTGCCAGGCTGGCTGGGCAGAGCAGTGTGGTTGTGCAAGAGGCTGGTGCTGCCCGCAAGTCCGTCTTCAGGGTGGCTGCCCCCCACCTGCAGACAGGGCAGGGGTGCCGTCAAGGTGGGTggccccagccccatcccccaACCCTGCCAGAGGCTCACCAGGCCAGCGTGCCGACCACCCAGTGGCAAGGGGCCCGCGAAACCAGAGACCAGTGCCCCGGGGCCAGGCAGCAGCCCATGTACGTCGCTGGCTGTGCCCACGGCGTGGCTGCGAAGCACGTGGATGGCCTCGTCCAGGTGGTCTTCCATCTTGCTCTGTGGGGCACAAGGAGGGTGTGAGGGGCCGCTGCGGTCCTGCCCAGGAGCTCTGCACACTGGTGAGCTCCACCCACCTCCAGCCCAGACCCTTCCTCACAAGCACCTCCTGGTCACAGGGCTGCTGTCCCCTGCAGTCCTGCTGCCTGGGGACAGGACAGACAGGCCACCCACCCCCACGGCAGGGCAGGGTCACTCACCAGGCCTGGGAGACCCCCGTCATAGCTGGGCGATAAGGCACCGGGGGCCCCTGCTCGGGGCCACTGCGACGTCCCTGGAAGGGCAGGATATGTGTGGATGGGGGACAAGCATCAGGGTGTCCTTGGACACAGGTGCGCCACAGCCCTGGGGGTGGGGCATTCCCCACAGCTGGGCATCCTCTAAGGCTCAGGGTGACCACTTGGGGATGCCCTATGCAAACAAAAGCACAGGGCGGGCATCTTGGCCCCATCGGGCCCGCCAAGCCCACCAGCTTCCATCAACAGCCAGTGCCTGGGAGGGAGGCTCCTCCATATCCTGCCCCACATGCTCTGACTCCAGCAGCAGTAGGGGAAGTGGTTAGCTCCAGGAGAGACTGGACAGGTCCAGGAAAAGCCTAGGTTCCTGAGGTTTCTCACAGGCAGAGGCGAGGACCAGGGGTAATGTTGGCACAACCACCCAGGCCAGCCAGAAGGCCCCAGCACTCACTTCCTCTTGTACCCAGCTGATGCTGGGCACAACTGAGCAAGGACAGAGGTGGCACAGGCCGCAGCTGGCACCACCCGCTCTCCATCAGGACAGCAAACAACAGCGGGAACAGGTCTGAGCCAGAGGGTGGCCTGGCTCCTGGACGCAGACCCTCCGCACCCGCCTGGTGGCTGCAGTGTGAGCCGCCACGTGCCACTCTGGGCCTCATTCACACAGGGCCTCGTGTGCTCGAGGCCACCTGCAGTCCACCTCCAGGGAGCCTCCTGGCCTGCTCAGGGCACAGCTCACAGCAGGCTCTGCCCcatccagccccagccccagcccgcgCGGCTGCGAGACCCCAGGAGCCAACCCATGACCTGTGGCCCAGGCCCCCACTTACCTGGCAGGCCCTGCGGAGAGCCCACAGGGGTGGAGGGGCTGGGTGAGAAGGTGCTGCTGGAGTGGTCCGGGGAATAGATCTGTGCAGCAGGGAGCGGGGGGTCAGAGGCTGGCCGGCAGCGTCCCCAGCCCGCCTCCCCGGCCCCACGCCTCACCGAGGCCAGCGCCTTCCCAAGGGCATCCCCAGAGCTGCCGGCCGTGGTCCCACGGGAGCCTGTGGGTGGAAAGAGGCGAGGGCCAGCCTCGAGGTCAGGTGTCCCATGTGAGGAGGCCCCATGACACCTGCCATGCTGAGCTGAGGCCCTGGGGACCGCAGCAGGACTAGGAGTGAACTGGGCCCCCAGCCCGTGTCCCTggctgtggggaggggaagaCACCACTCCAGGGTCCCTCCAATGTCCCATGGGGGCACCTCACAGCAGAAGCCATGGTGACTAAGGACCAGTTTCTCCAGCCACACCGCGGCATCCCCGGCTGAGCTAGCTCAGGGAGGCCGTGTCCCGGGGGTGGCCGTACCGAGGAGGCCCTCAGTCCCACTGACAGGCGGCGTGTGGCTGGAGACGCTGCTGTAAGGCGCTCCGGGGGCTGAGGAGAAGGTGGACACAGCTGGAAGCCCGCCATTGACCTCTGCTCCATGCAGCTGGTAGCCCTGGGGGACAGCAGAGGATCAGGCAGTGCTGCCCAGGCCCTCCCGCCCACTCGCCCGCTGCCCAACCAGGCCTACCATGCGCTCATGCTGGTGCAAGCTACTGAAGGTGCTACTGCCCACAGGACCACTGCTGCCCGgtgtgaggggcaagggggacGAGCCGCTGCCCAGCATGGACCCGAAGCCTGCCTGGCCAGGAGTGCTCCAGAGCTCGGCCGAGGGGTGCAGGCTGCCATCTGTGGGGAGCGCAGGTGAGACGGGCACAGAGGGCCCCAGCCACCCCGGGCtagccccacccacctgccacGTAGAAGGGGGCGGGGTAGGCGCTGCTGGGGGTCTTGGCAGAGGGGTAGGCGGCTGTGTCCCTGCCAAAGTCGTCCCCGGAGCTGGGGGGGTACACCTGCAGGTTCAAGGACAGAGGCACTGGTCATCCAGCCTCCCTCCCGCAGCCGTTTCCAGGCACACTGCAGCCGGGCTCTGAGCTGTGGGTGCCCTGGTCCTGCCCGGGCCACCTGGTCCTGCCCCGGCCACCTTTGCAGCCAACTCCGCTCCTGCCAAGCCCCCAGCCATTCCCTCTGTTCTCCTGCCACCCGGCAAGGGTCCTCCTTACTGGGGCCTCCCTTAGCCCCATGTCTGGCCACCCGAGGGCAGCTACGGCAAAGGGCCCACCACCACTACCCCCGGTGCTCCTGGACTTCAGGCCAACAGAGACATGGACACCTGCTGTGAGCGAGGCTGGACCAGGGCCCCATTCTGCCCCGCAGCGTGGTGTGGCTCCCAAGCAGAGCCCCAGTGCTCCAGGCCCGACTGAGGTCCTGGCACCTGCATGCCTGGGCCTCCCTCCCTGTGTCCCCTCTGCTTACCCCCACCCCAATTATAGGTCCGACAAGGAAGGAGGGCCCTGGGCCAGGGCAGCAGGTGCCTGGCCTACTCATGCTGACCAGGGTGGTGGTGCAGCCACTGGAGGTGGTGCCCGGCGCTGGCTGGCCCTGGCAGAGGTGCTGGGTGGTGCAGGGAATGGCACACACCTCTCCTTCCAGCCTGACACGACGCAGGGGCCCGGCAGGGGGCGGCCTGCACACACCATCTGCTGCCCTGGCCTCCAGCCAACCACCGGACAGTGGGTGGGGACGCAGGGCAGATAGGGTGGACAGGCCCTAGAAAGGGCCCAGGAGGACTTTCCTGCCTGGCtcccagagccccacacatgcCCAGGGGGCCTTGCCAGGAACCTGCCCTCCTCTGCCAGGTGAGGCCAAGACTGGAACAGAGGCCTCAGACCACTGTCCCTTGGAGGCCTGTGGCCAGGGCTGGGCCCTAGGGTAGCTTTTCGGGCCACTCATGCTCCGGGCTGCAGAGGCACGCACAGCTCAGGACCTCACAAGGTCTGGCTGCCGAGGAAGGGCGTTCATCAAGTGGGGTTCCCTCTGTTCCACCACTCACCGAGGAAGGAAGACCAGGCGGAACCTTCCGGGCCTTCTTGGGCTGCACCTCTgttgagagagagaaatgagaaatgccCCTCAATGACCGTTCCTGCCCCTTGGACACCTTGTCACTGTTGGGGACCAGTATGGAACAGCTCCTGCCCTGGAGCAGAGGTCTTCAGGTCACCCATTTAGTAAAGTCAAACACCTGGGCTGGGCACCTGGTCACTCCTGtcaccccagcaactcaggaggctggggcagcagGATGGCAAGTatcaggccagcctgggtgaaAGGACCAACCAAGACTGTGAGGCTGGGGGCAGCTCACGGCATggcacccgggttcaatccccagtcctgccaGAAAGAAGGGGCCTCAAGTCCACCCACACGGGTTTAAAGATGCAGAAACCCACAGCAGTGGGCAAGGAGTCTGGCGGGGCACACACCTGAAGTGCCAGGTCGTCCCTCTCAGCCACACTGTGGCCCCAGATCCGTGCACACTCACCCACCCGGCAGCATCTGTGAGCGTGCAAGGCACTCGGGGCACTTTCTCCACCTGCAGGACACCTGCAGGCAGCGAAGGCCAGAACCACTGCTGTGCACCCGGCGACTGAGCCCACCACCTGTGCTGCCCACAGGGCCCAGGACAGCCCTGGGTCTGGCTGACTCAGTGTCCCCAGGCACAGTGCTGAAGGCTCAAAGGGGCCCAGGTCCACCTGCTGGGTGGACGTGGGCGGCTGGGCCATGAGGGCTGGAGAAAAATCAATCCAGCAAACGCTCAAGGACAGGTGGCTCAGTGGCTGGCGCCTGCTCAGCACGCGGGTCCTGGGccccatctccagcaccacacagacAGAGAGGCATGAACAGAGGCCCAGGACCCACGGAGACCAGCAGTCTGGAGGGTCCTGGGAACCGGCCCCCGGTCTGTCTAGGGAGCCACGGCCCAGTGTCCATGGCCTCAAGCAGAGGGAGGCCCACTCTGTGCCTCCCACCCTGCGTGCCCAGACCCCAGTCAGGATCTGGCATCGCCCTGGCTACTGCCCTTCAAGGCCCTGGCCGT
This is a stretch of genomic DNA from Ictidomys tridecemlineatus isolate mIctTri1 chromosome 2, mIctTri1.hap1, whole genome shotgun sequence. It encodes these proteins:
- the Tcf3 gene encoding transcription factor E2-alpha isoform X4; the protein is MLLVCPCGHCAGLSLGWRAFPASCACPCCWRMSQSQRMAPVGTDKELSDLLDFSMMFPLPVANGKGRPASLAGAQFTTSGLEDRPSSGSWATSDQNNSSFDPSRAYSDGTHFSESHGSLSSSTFLGPGLGGKGGERGAYATFGRDAGVGSLTQAGFLPGELALGSPGSLSPPGSKGSSQYYSSYPSNPRRRAADSGLEVQPKKARKVPPGLPSSVYPPSSGDDFGRDTAAYPSAKTPSSAYPAPFYVADGSLHPSAELWSTPGQAGFGSMLGSGSSPLPLTPGSSGPVGSSTFSSLHQHERMGYQLHGAEVNGGLPAVSTFSSAPGAPYSSVSSHTPPVSGTEGLLGSRGTTAGSSGDALGKALASIYSPDHSSSTFSPSPSTPVGSPQGLPGTSQWPRAGAPGALSPSYDGGLPGLSKMEDHLDEAIHVLRSHAVGTASDVHGLLPGPGALVGGSHPEDGLAGSTSLLHNHTALPSQPGTLPDLPRPPDSYSGLGRAGAAVVTGEIKREEKEDEENTSVADNSEEEKKELKGPRTRTSPDEDEDDLLPPEQKAEREKERRVANNARERLRVRDINEAFKELGRMCQLHLNSEKPQTKLLILHQAVSVILNLEQQVRERNLNPKAACLKRREEEKVSGVVGDPQMVLSGAHPGLSEAHNPAGHM
- the Tcf3 gene encoding transcription factor E2-alpha isoform X3; translation: MLLVCPCGHCAGLSLGWRAFPASCACPCCWRMSQSQRMAPVGTDKELSDLLDFSMMFPLPVANGKGRPASLAGAQFTTSGLEDRPSSGSWATSDQNNSSFDPSRAYSDGTHFSESHGSLSSSTFLGPGLGGKGGERGAYATFGRDAGVGSLTQAGFLPGELALGSPGSLSPPGSKGSSQYYSSYPSNPRRRAADSGLEVQPKKARKVPPGLPSSVYPPSSGDDFGRDTAAYPSAKTPSSAYPAPFYVADGSLHPSAELWSTPGQAGFGSMLGSGSSPLPLTPGSSGPVGSSTFSSLHQHERMGYQLHGAEVNGGLPAVSTFSSAPGAPYSSVSSHTPPVSGTEGLLGSRGTTAGSSGDALGKALASIYSPDHSSSTFSPSPSTPVGSPQGLPGTSQWPRAGAPGALSPSYDGGLPGLSKMEDHLDEAIHVLRSHAVGTASDVHGLLPGPGALVSGFAGPLPLGGRHAGLVGGSHPEDGLAGSTSLLHNHTALPSQPGTLPDLPRPPDSYSGLGRAGAAVVTGEIKREEKEDEENTSVADNSEEEKKELKGPRTRTSTEEVLSLEEKDLRDRERRMANNARERVRVRDINEAFRELGRMCQLHLKSDKAQTKLLILQQAVQVILGLEQQVRERNLNPKAACLKRREEEKVSGVVGDPQMVLSGAHPGLSEAHNPAGHM
- the Tcf3 gene encoding transcription factor E2-alpha isoform X2; the encoded protein is MLLVCPCGHCAGLSLGWRAFPASCACPCCWRMSQSQRMAPVGTDKELSDLLDFSMMFPLPVANGKGRPASLAGAQFTTSGLEDRPSSGSWATSDQNNSSFDPSRAYSDGTHFSESHGSLSSSTFLGPGLGGKGGERGAYATFGRDAGVGSLTQAGFLPGELALGSPGSLSPPGSKGSSQYYSSYPSNPRRRAADSGLEVQPKKARKVPPGLPSSVYPPSSGDDFGRDTAAYPSAKTPSSAYPAPFYVADGSLHPSAELWSTPGQAGFGSMLGSGSSPLPLTPGSSGPVGSSTFSSLHQHERMGYQLHGAEVNGGLPAVSTFSSAPGAPYSSVSSHTPPVSGTEGLLGSRGTTAGSSGDALGKALASIYSPDHSSSTFSPSPSTPVGSPQGLPGTSQWPRAGAPGALSPSYDGGLPGLSKMEDHLDEAIHVLRSHAVGTASDVHGLLPGPGALVSGFAGPLPLGGRHAGLVGGSHPEDGLAGSTSLLHNHTALPSQPGTLPDLPRPPDSYSGLGRAGAAVVTGEIKREEKEDEENTSVADNSEEEKKELKGPRTRTSSTEEVLSLEEKDLRDRERRMANNARERVRVRDINEAFRELGRMCQLHLKSDKAQTKLLILQQAVQVILGLEQQVRERNLNPKAACLKRREEEKVSGVVGDPQMVLSGAHPGLSEAHNPAGHM